A genomic stretch from Pirellulales bacterium includes:
- a CDS encoding DUF1559 domain-containing protein — protein sequence MRRAVTIVELLVVIAIIGVLVALLLPAVQSARDSSRRLQCASNLKQIGLALLNYETANKHFPPGYVSSYDNEGNDTGPGWGWCSFILPQMEENAIYQTIHFDLPIENPNNAARVANIKSFFCPTDDTPRVWAAKSRDASGNPIATVCEVAAANYVAMYGTTEPGVDGDGMYFRNSKLSLKDVTDGSSKTVAAGERAHQLGNATWVGSVTGTSLFPDNGEVARPETEASAGMVLGQAGEGVGPGAPGSDVNQFYSLHAAGANFVFVDAHVNFLPASMDEKIFKALTTRAGGEIISVNY from the coding sequence ATGCGACGTGCGGTAACCATCGTTGAATTGCTCGTGGTGATTGCCATTATTGGCGTGCTGGTTGCGTTGCTGTTGCCTGCGGTTCAATCGGCCAGAGATTCATCTCGCCGCTTGCAATGTGCGAGTAACTTAAAACAGATTGGCTTGGCACTGTTGAATTACGAAACGGCCAACAAGCATTTTCCGCCTGGTTACGTTTCGAGCTATGACAACGAGGGAAACGATACCGGGCCGGGTTGGGGATGGTGTTCGTTCATCTTGCCGCAAATGGAAGAAAACGCCATCTATCAAACCATCCATTTTGATTTGCCGATTGAAAACCCGAACAATGCCGCCCGGGTGGCGAATATCAAAAGCTTTTTTTGCCCCACCGACGATACGCCCAGGGTGTGGGCCGCGAAGAGCCGTGATGCCAGCGGCAATCCGATTGCCACGGTTTGCGAAGTCGCGGCAGCCAACTATGTTGCCATGTATGGCACGACCGAGCCGGGTGTAGACGGCGACGGCATGTACTTTCGTAACAGCAAGTTATCGTTGAAAGACGTGACCGATGGGAGCAGCAAAACCGTTGCTGCCGGCGAACGGGCCCACCAACTGGGCAACGCCACGTGGGTCGGTTCGGTTACGGGAACGAGTTTATTTCCCGACAATGGCGAAGTGGCGCGTCCGGAAACGGAAGCCAGTGCCGGAATGGTATTAGGACAGGCTGGGGAAGGCGTTGGCCCCGGCGCGCCGGGAAGCGATGTCAATCAGTTTTATAGTCTGCACGCGGCCGGTGCGAATTTTGTGTTTGTCGACGCGCATGTTAATTTTCTTCCCGCTTCGATGGATGAAAAAATATTCAAAGCGCTGACCACACGAGCCGGCGGCGAAATCATTTCGGTCAATTACTGA
- the eno gene encoding phosphopyruvate hydratase produces MSEIISIHGRQILDSRGNPTIEVDVELSDGSFGRAAVPSGASTGVHEAWELRDRDKSQFQGKSVLKAVANVNEKLASELIGWDALDQAGLDHRMNELDGTENKKNLGANAILGVSLATAHAAAEFCGLSLFRYLGGPGARLLPAPMMNIVNGGAHADNAVDVQEFMVMPLGFNKFSDALRAGVETFHNLKSVLKAKKLNTNVGDEGGFAPDLRSNAEAIDLIIEAIQKAGYKPGEQISIALDVAATELFDDKTKKYSVDGRELSSQEMVDFLAAWVGKYPICSIEDGCSEDDWEGWKMLSQRLGDKVQLVGDDLFVTNTKRLQRGIDEHIANSILIKVNQIGTLTETIESIQLAHRNGYTSIASHRSGETEDATIADLAVALGTGQIKTGSASRTDRMAKYNQLLRIEEELGDSAVYAGPLFKKR; encoded by the coding sequence ATGAGCGAAATTATTTCGATTCACGGCCGGCAGATTCTCGATAGCCGCGGTAACCCGACGATTGAAGTGGACGTGGAACTTTCCGACGGCTCGTTTGGCCGGGCTGCGGTGCCCAGCGGGGCAAGCACGGGTGTGCACGAGGCCTGGGAGTTACGCGACAGAGATAAATCGCAGTTTCAGGGGAAATCGGTGTTGAAGGCCGTGGCGAATGTGAACGAAAAATTGGCCTCCGAGCTAATTGGCTGGGATGCCCTCGATCAGGCCGGCCTCGACCACCGCATGAATGAACTCGACGGCACCGAAAACAAAAAGAACTTGGGCGCGAATGCCATTCTTGGCGTCTCGCTAGCCACGGCCCATGCGGCCGCGGAGTTTTGCGGCCTGTCGCTGTTCCGCTATCTCGGTGGGCCCGGCGCGCGGCTGTTACCGGCCCCGATGATGAACATCGTGAATGGGGGCGCGCATGCCGATAATGCCGTCGACGTGCAAGAATTCATGGTCATGCCGCTGGGCTTTAACAAATTCAGCGATGCCCTGCGAGCCGGCGTGGAAACGTTTCACAATCTCAAAAGTGTGCTCAAGGCGAAAAAGCTGAACACGAACGTGGGCGACGAAGGAGGCTTCGCTCCCGATTTACGCAGCAATGCCGAAGCGATCGATTTGATTATTGAGGCGATTCAAAAGGCCGGTTACAAGCCGGGCGAGCAAATTAGTATTGCGCTGGACGTGGCCGCCACGGAACTGTTCGACGACAAGACGAAAAAATACAGCGTCGACGGCCGCGAACTCAGCTCGCAGGAGATGGTCGATTTTCTGGCCGCGTGGGTCGGAAAATATCCGATTTGCTCGATCGAAGATGGCTGCTCCGAAGACGATTGGGAGGGTTGGAAAATGCTCAGCCAGCGACTTGGCGACAAAGTGCAATTGGTCGGCGACGACTTGTTTGTCACGAACACCAAGCGCCTGCAGCGCGGCATTGACGAGCACATTGCCAACAGCATTCTGATCAAAGTGAACCAGATTGGCACGCTGACGGAAACCATCGAGTCGATCCAGTTGGCCCATCGCAACGGATACACCAGCATCGCCAGCCACCGCAGTGGCGAAACGGAGGACGCCACCATTGCCGATTTGGCCGTGGCCCTCGGCACCGGGCAGATTAAAACCGGCAGCGCCAGCCGCACGGACCGCATGGCCAAGTACAATCAATTACTGCGGATTGAAGAGGAACTAGGAGACAGCGCCGTCTATGCCGGCCCACTGTTTAAGAAACGTTGA
- a CDS encoding tetratricopeptide repeat protein, protein MTQAANKSYAPVGSPREISMSRNRKSVIQILCGTAIIIFSTILIYWPALHGEFVMDDALLVTHNPIVKSADGLYRFWCTTEPTDYWPLTNSTFWLEWRLWGMNSAGYHVTNLVLHIASVLLLWAILRKLSIPGAWLAALLFAVHPVNVESIAWIAQRKNALAMLFFLLSIFAYLQIDCSPALAASEPGPRKSLIRLFVSRKLHWYCFSWLAFILAMLSKGSVAVLPLVLLLIAWWQRQAITRWDIIRTAPFFLSAMLLIAVNLWFQTHGSGEIYRPAGFAERLAGAGAVIWFYLFKAVLPTNLIFVYPQWNIQIEKFYWWLPLIAVAALTGMLVWQRNHSWGKPLLFAWAFFCVALLPVMGFVDVSYMQYSLVADHYQYLALIAVMTLAAAFWSRWYQRAHQTLRWVAISAAAFVAGMFGYLAWQQSRTFGSCIELYQTTIDKNSRCWVAYNNLGVKLQQQGNIQEAINDFRQAIVIKPVYASAYNNLASALIDAGQPSEAIEPLEQALQLKPDYMEAGINLGMAQIKTGHSQDAVDTLRQVVQQHSNSAEAHANLGIALKKVGQVSEAIQQYEQVLTLSSDSTTLFAARFNLAIALVEIGRTQEAIDNYQLLIAQKPSYAQSYYSLAVVYSQLGQTAEVSAAAQRALELARSQGNTILVQQIENWLMSH, encoded by the coding sequence ATGACCCAGGCGGCAAATAAATCTTACGCTCCTGTTGGATCACCGCGTGAAATTTCAATGTCACGAAATCGGAAATCAGTAATACAAATTTTGTGCGGCACGGCGATCATCATTTTCAGCACCATTTTGATTTATTGGCCTGCGCTCCATGGTGAATTTGTTATGGATGACGCTCTGCTCGTGACACATAACCCAATCGTTAAAAGCGCGGACGGATTGTATCGTTTTTGGTGTACAACGGAACCAACCGATTATTGGCCCTTAACTAATTCCACGTTCTGGCTGGAGTGGCGATTGTGGGGAATGAATTCGGCCGGCTACCATGTCACCAATTTGGTGCTGCATATTGCTTCAGTGCTCCTGCTTTGGGCTATCTTGCGGAAGTTGTCCATTCCGGGGGCGTGGCTCGCAGCCTTGTTGTTTGCAGTGCATCCTGTCAATGTCGAATCCATAGCTTGGATTGCGCAACGAAAAAATGCGCTGGCTATGTTATTTTTTCTGCTGTCAATTTTCGCATATTTGCAAATCGATTGCTCTCCCGCACTCGCCGCTTCCGAACCAGGTCCGCGCAAGTCGCTAATTCGTCTCTTCGTATCTAGGAAATTGCATTGGTACTGTTTTAGTTGGCTGGCATTTATTCTGGCGATGCTTAGCAAAGGTTCCGTAGCAGTGCTGCCGCTCGTGCTATTGTTGATCGCTTGGTGGCAACGGCAAGCGATTACAAGGTGGGACATCATCCGCACAGCGCCTTTCTTCCTGTCAGCCATGCTGCTTATTGCGGTGAACCTATGGTTCCAAACACACGGTTCGGGAGAAATTTATCGTCCGGCCGGCTTTGCCGAGCGCTTAGCCGGCGCTGGCGCGGTGATATGGTTCTATTTGTTCAAGGCAGTTCTGCCCACTAACCTAATTTTCGTGTATCCGCAGTGGAACATCCAAATCGAAAAATTTTATTGGTGGCTCCCGTTGATCGCCGTGGCAGCATTGACCGGGATGCTGGTCTGGCAGCGCAATCATTCGTGGGGAAAGCCCCTACTGTTCGCTTGGGCATTCTTCTGTGTGGCTTTGCTTCCCGTAATGGGCTTTGTCGATGTCAGCTACATGCAATACTCATTAGTGGCCGATCACTATCAGTATTTAGCGCTGATTGCCGTCATGACGCTGGCAGCTGCTTTTTGGAGCCGTTGGTATCAACGGGCGCACCAAACGCTGAGGTGGGTGGCAATTTCCGCCGCCGCATTCGTCGCCGGAATGTTCGGATACCTCGCCTGGCAGCAAAGCCGTACATTTGGTAGTTGCATCGAACTCTACCAAACTACAATCGACAAAAATTCAAGATGCTGGGTGGCCTATAACAATTTGGGCGTAAAACTACAACAACAAGGTAATATTCAGGAAGCGATCAACGACTTCCGACAAGCCATTGTGATAAAACCGGTTTATGCCAGCGCGTACAACAATTTAGCCAGCGCCTTGATCGATGCTGGGCAACCATCAGAGGCAATCGAGCCGCTTGAACAAGCTTTGCAATTGAAACCAGATTATATGGAAGCCGGTATCAACTTAGGTATGGCTCAAATCAAAACCGGTCACTCACAAGACGCCGTTGACACCCTTCGGCAAGTAGTACAACAGCACTCAAATTCGGCCGAGGCTCACGCCAATTTGGGAATTGCGCTGAAGAAAGTAGGGCAAGTTTCGGAAGCGATTCAACAATACGAGCAGGTCCTAACACTTTCCTCGGACAGCACAACCTTGTTCGCCGCGCGCTTCAATCTAGCAATAGCGCTGGTTGAAATCGGCCGCACCCAGGAAGCCATCGATAATTACCAACTACTCATCGCCCAAAAGCCCTCTTACGCGCAGAGCTATTACAGTCTGGCAGTAGTATATAGTCAACTTGGCCAAACTGCCGAAGTCTCTGCCGCTGCCCAAAGGGCACTAGAGTTAGCCCGATCGCAGGGAAACACGATATTAGTACAGCAAATTGAGAACTGGCTGATGTCCCATTGA